The following nucleotide sequence is from Fibrobacter succinogenes.
TCGTCAAAAATTTGAATGTCAAGAATACTGAAATTCGAGACCTCTTACAGGGTATGGCGGTTCAGTATGGATTGAATTTATTCTTAGCTCCTGATGTGCGCGGTCCGGTAACGGTCAATTTCAACAACCAGCCGCTTAAGGATGCCTTGCGTTTGCTGTTGCAGTGGAATGGCTACGATTACACGGTCGATGGTGGCACGATTCATGTTCGTAAACACATCGAAAAGGCTCCGGAACCGCCTAAGCCTCCTGAGAAACGTTTCCGTGTCGAAAGCCGCAACAATACTTTGACGATGGATGTCGAAGATGCTCCTTTGGACAAAGTTGTCCGTAAAATTGTCGAGGTCACAGGCAAGAATATTCTGTTGGAACGTGGCGAAAATAAGCATGTGTCGTTCTTTGTGCAAAACATGCCTTTCGAGCGCGCTATTCGTCATGTGGCGGAATCGGCAGAACTGGATTACGAAGAAGATGATGGCGTGATTTCTATAAAGAAGGCTTCGTGGAATTTGGGTAGCAGCCGTCAAGAGAACGGTGGACGTTTCAGGGTGCGCCTGGTGAACGATTCTCTGTTGAACATCGAGGCTATTGATGCTCCATTGGCTTCTCTTGTAAGTGAAGTCTTGGCGCAGACAAAGTTGAACACGATGGTTTACGGAAAAATTGAGGGACATGTGACAGCGCATATTTCTGCGATTCCTATTCGCGATGCGCTCAAATATTTGTTCCGCGGTACGTCCTACACGTTCTGGGAACGCGATGGCGTTTATTTTATCGGCCCTCACGAGATGCAGACTGCGGATAATTCGCTCTTGATTAAGCTCAAGCATTTGCGCGCCGAAGATGTCATTAAGCTTTTGCCCACGACACTTACGAGGAGTACGCAGATTCAGGTGGTCAAGTCGCAGAACGCCTTGATGGCGGTCGGTAACTACGATGTGCTTGATGCGATTTCGCAGTATGTCGATAAGATGGATTTGCCGGTGGCGCAGATTTTGATTGAAGTTCTCGTTGTCGATATGGATATCGAAAAGGGCCACAGTCATGGGCTGAATTTGCTTTTCGGCAAGGCTTCTCAGCATATGGGTTCTGAGAAATTGTTCCCGAGCATTGATCAAACGTTGAACGCAAGGCAAACTCAAAAGATATTTAATGGTCTTGGTTTAGGCGAAATTGTGAGTATCCCGAAGGACATGGTTACAAAGATCAATGCCATGGAACAGGAAAAGATTCTTGACGTGAAGGCTCGCTCCCAAATTGCAACGCTGAATGGCGAAACGGCTGTTCTCACGATTGGTCAAACTCAGTATTACATGATGTCGTCCGAGGTGGATTACAACCAGGGCGATGCGGTTACGTCCAAGACGACACAACGTTTCGAACAAATTGAAGCTAACTCCAATATCACGGTTACGCCTTACGTGACAGGCGAGGGGGAAATCACTTGCGAGATTGTTCCGGATTTCTCGGAACCGGAAGGTAGCTTTAATA
It contains:
- a CDS encoding secretin and TonB N-terminal domain-containing protein: MIFIRKYELVLALLFALCATVPAQTFTPLPIADSVIVKNLNVKNTEIRDLLQGMAVQYGLNLFLAPDVRGPVTVNFNNQPLKDALRLLLQWNGYDYTVDGGTIHVRKHIEKAPEPPKPPEKRFRVESRNNTLTMDVEDAPLDKVVRKIVEVTGKNILLERGENKHVSFFVQNMPFERAIRHVAESAELDYEEDDGVISIKKASWNLGSSRQENGGRFRVRLVNDSLLNIEAIDAPLASLVSEVLAQTKLNTMVYGKIEGHVTAHISAIPIRDALKYLFRGTSYTFWERDGVYFIGPHEMQTADNSLLIKLKHLRAEDVIKLLPTTLTRSTQIQVVKSQNALMAVGNYDVLDAISQYVDKMDLPVAQILIEVLVVDMDIEKGHSHGLNLLFGKASQHMGSEKLFPSIDQTLNARQTQKIFNGLGLGEIVSIPKDMVTKINAMEQEKILDVKARSQIATLNGETAVLTIGQTQYYMMSSEVDYNQGDAVTSKTTQRFEQIEANSNITVTPYVTGEGEITCEIVPDFSEPEGSFNSSVPPTLNKRYVKSSVRLRDGETIVLGGMVKESVNDVYNQVPFLGSIPVLGWLFKNVERVHSKSQLLIFVTPHIYYGHEGSVDIADEIEKAKQPLVPKKEKVKKEEPAKEPVVEAPADSVTSADVTPVETPEVKTEQVEK